TGTGGCAATTGCCGCCAGCGCATTCGGAACATTATGCCGCCCCAGCATGTGCAACTGCACACTGGCCCGCTCGCCCCCGGCCTCCACCGTAAAGACCACGCCTTCAGCTCCCACCTCAGCCACATGCACCGCGCGCACCGCGACCCCTTCGTTCAACCCGTAAAAGACCGCTCGCTCGCCCATACCCCTGCCAAACGAAGCCACATAGTTGTCGTCGAAGTTCAACACTGCTATCCCATCCGCAGGCAGCGCTTCCACCAGCTCATACTTCGCCTGCGCAATCCCGGCAATGCCATCGGGGAAAAACTCCAGATGCACCGGCCCCACATTCGAGACGACCGCCCAGTCCGGCTCCGCAATCTTCGCCAGCGCCGCAATCTCCCCCGCATGGTTCATCCCCATCTCGATGACGGCAATCTCATGCTCCCGCTCCAGCTTCAGCAACTGCAACGGCAGCCCAAACCCGTTATTCAGATTTCCCTGTGACTTCAGCACCTTGAACCGCGCCGACAAAACCTGCGCCACAGCCTCCTTCGTCGTCGTCTTTCCCGCCGACCCGGTCACGCCGATCACCCTTCCGCCCCACTGCCGCCGCACAGCATGGGCCAGCTTCTGCAACGCCAGCAACACGCAGTCCTCGCAGTCCGAGACCCGCAGCAGCTTCGTCTCATCCACCTCCGCAGGCACCACCCAACGGTTACTCACCACTGCGGCAACCGCGCCATCAGCAAGCGCCG
This region of Edaphobacter dinghuensis genomic DNA includes:
- a CDS encoding UDP-N-acetylmuramoyl-tripeptide--D-alanyl-D-alanine ligase codes for the protein MKLTLGQVADWIHADGEFDTSAEALGYSIDSRTIGAGDLFFAVKGERLDGHDYVQAALADGAVAAVVSNRWVVPAEVDETKLLRVSDCEDCVLLALQKLAHAVRRQWGGRVIGVTGSAGKTTTKEAVAQVLSARFKVLKSQGNLNNGFGLPLQLLKLEREHEIAVIEMGMNHAGEIAALAKIAEPDWAVVSNVGPVHLEFFPDGIAGIAQAKYELVEALPADGIAVLNFDDNYVASFGRGMGERAVFYGLNEGVAVRAVHVAEVGAEGVVFTVEAGGERASVQLHMLGRHNVPNALAAIATGLQCGMGLEECAAAVGELRAGDKRGEVVQWQGATLINDCYNSNPRALDAMVDALMAMPGERHIVVAGEMLELGPEGEALHAACGKRMAERGVTVVVGVRGAAEALVKAAREGGVEAVYVADADAAGKWLQENVRAGDAVLLKASRGVKLERAFAALA